The following is a genomic window from Mauremys mutica isolate MM-2020 ecotype Southern chromosome 4, ASM2049712v1, whole genome shotgun sequence.
TCAACAGTCCTGGGAGACTGAATCCCAATCCATCTCTTAAAAGAATTCAACACTCACAGGTACCTGCTGAAATACCCTTGACTGTACACAGGATACGGATATCGAACCTGGTAGGTGCTAGAGAATGATAAGCATTATAAATGCATCATCACACACGCTCCTGCCTGCTATCTTAGGGTGTGAAATGAGGCtccaaaagggaggaaaaaatattaaaaacacaaaaccaaCCTGTATTCTTCTAGCTAAGGATACTTCGAAAACTAGGTTTACAATGAGAGAACAAAGAGCACCCCTGCAGGATGGTAGAATTGTGCAGTGTTCTCTGATAGATTGGCTGAAGGTTAAAAGCACCACATGCCCAGGATCATGTGCTATATCCTGATTCGGAAAGAAGCCCAGAATTTCAACCTTTGCAGCACGTGTCCAAACTCAGTGGCTCTAAATATCCTTTAGAACTGGTGCACACACCTCGTGGAATCCATGGGCAGTCAGAATGCTGCGCACCAGGCGGCTGTCTGTTTTCACAATCTTATAGGACAAGCGATAGCGCTCTGTGAAGAAGGCAAGAGATGGAGTTAGTGACAGCAGCTGAGGTACCGACAGCCTGAGCACCCAATAATAGCAAAGCAAGATACATGAACCCTGCACCGCTTCAAGAGGGAGAAGGGTGCCATTGCACTTTGCACACTGCAGTTatacattttattaaagctaatgtttaaaatcaaatttacacaaattaagagggaaggtactgtacatctggggtcaggctcaAGTTGTAACCGATACTTGTAATCCCTCATAAGGTTCACAGGATCCATACATAgtacataaccagcatagacccagattgggatGTGGGAGTTTTTAAAACATCAGTGGATAAGTGGTCTCAGGTATGCCACTCATAGAATGTATTTAGAGTCAGTATTGGTGTAGTGAATAATTACATCCCTTGGTTTGTCAGgggaggaagtgggttatttccctgaccAGTGTTCTTGATTACTCAACCTGATACTGACGGTGTCCCATGATGTGCTTTCTgtagatgtctctggaccacctaaTGGTGTGGGACACCGTGAGCCATCTCATGAGCTGGGCGTAGCGCCGACTGACTCCACATGCTCTCAGCACTGGCTCGTTGTGGTGGTCCCATGCCGCCAATGTCTCCATGACCAGGGCGTGAATCTGGACCTCACAGTCCTGGGCTCTCAGGGTGTCAGCCAGTGGGGTGTATTTCAGCACCTTCTGAGCTCGGGCTGCGTGGAAGGCCGGTGACCTGTTTTCAAATGGCACTGTTATGTCCACCATGAGGACCTTCTTTTCCGTGTTGGTCATGACGATGTCGGCTCGTAGTCGGCTGTCCATCCCAGGGATGGCAGAGTCGACGGCGATCTTCCCCAGGGATGGCAGGATGGCTTTCACCAACCGGTTTTGGATGGCGTTGTGGTGGTGCCAACAGGCTCCAGAGTGGTGTTGGCATCCACACAGGATGTGAAGTAGGGTCTTGTTGGAGTAGCCGCACTTTGCACACTGCAGTTATACTACATCCCTGATGAGTCTCTAGATGTAATAGCACTTGGCAAAGCACAGGGTTACACAAGATCCCTGACCAACTCCAAGTGGAACAGCACATGGTGATGTATCATTGGATTATACCAATCCCTCAGTGGTCAAATACCTGCCTTTAGTCAGGCCAGTCTCTTATGACACAAGAGGTACCATTTGTTCTCAGACTTTTTAGGTATTTGATTGCCAACAAACCCCTGATTTCTTTACAGGTCTCTTCATAGGCTCTTTTGGAACACTTCAGAGTGTTATCCCAATATCTTCTGCACACCTCAAAATAGGTCCATGCAGCCAAGACTGTTTGGTTCATGCCACAGGCCCCACCTcccctgtgggtacctcccccaaagaacccattggccacagttccccattcccagccaatgggagctgcggggggtgggggggtgcctgcaggcaagggcagcacacaaagccctctgcccccatcccctgggggctgcagggaagtggtgctggccgctgcagggagcctgccttagccccaagTGCCACAGGAGTGGCAatcccacgggctgtagtttgcccaccccaatctAGATTCTAATACAAACACAGGTCAATGAACTATTTAGAGGCAACTAGGTCCAGTCCAGAACCTGGTATGTCTCATTCAAGGGAGAACAGCCACTCTTCGCAACTCAGGCCTCTAGTTGCAGAATGTTTTCCAAACAGGTGGCTCTCAACACTGGCTTGAACAAGAAGAAAACATTGTGACCAATCCCAAAACATGGCCAATCCAGACAGTCTCTCCTGACATCTTTTTCCCCCACCTCAAAAAGGAGGAAGGCACCTGCTTGGAGGCTATACAGCCCCTCTCCTCACCACAGCAGGCCTAGAGTTGGCACAGGTAATTGCACCCACCTCCAATCAGGCGGATGTAACTGTCCTTGGTCAGAATGGCTTCTGCATGAAACACCAATATGGGGATCCTCCTGCAGCCACCAGTCCACATGATGCATGGGTGATCCCTGCAACAGAGATGGTTAACAACATGAGAGCAACTGAGTCTCATGGATACACAGTGGATTACTCACTATGAAGGAGTCCTGGTTAGTCCCCCCCACAGCAGTGTCATACATTCCCAGGCTTGCACACCAGCCTGCAAGTGTGATATGCAGGCACAAGTTAGCTTAAAGTATGAGTAAATCCTAACCCAAAACCACCTTTTTTGCTTTAGTCCAATCCAGAACAAAGCAGGTCTCATTCAAGGGAGAACAGTCACCCTCCATAACACAGGCTTCTAGTTGGGGGATGTTTTTCAGACAGCATTGGCTTGACCAAGAACAAACCATGACCAATCCCAAAACACAACCAATCCAGACAGCTCCTCCTGACATCTCTTCTTTCCCTCCTTCATTTTATCTTGGGCTTTTATATTTAATTGATATGACTTTAACTGGTTAAGTAACTTGCACAACTTGACCTCAAGAGGAGCCTCACCCTTCTCCGCTAAAGGTCTCAGGAATCACATTTCTACACAAAGCATGAGCCACACCCAAGGACAGAGGAATACAGCAATAGCACCATATCCCCACTCCTAGCCCCACCAACCCAAGCAAAGCAGGAGCCACTCCACTGTATAAGGATTGCATACCAGTGCACTGCTGCCTTGCTTCAGATCTATACTCCCAAGTGCACTAAGTGGCCACTGTGCTGGCATCCTGGGCTCAGAAATTAAACAAGCAACAGGAATCACACATTGTTCTACACAACGAGTGATGCTATCTACACCCTCTCTTTTTAACTTGTGTCAAAGACAAAAAGATTGCAGTCCAGAATTCCACAAGTTGTCCATGGCCACTCAGCCGCCTATGGAGACTATAGGTGCCAGAATCCAATAATCTATTTTGAGCCAAGCAGCCAGGCCACATTGCATACTGGGAACAGTAGCCTCTATTAAAATGGGAGAATAGTTGCAATCTGTTCAATTTGATCCCAGTTCAGTCCAACCCTTAGCTGTTTGGGCATAGCTCCTTTTGTACTTCAGTCTTGCTTCTGGCTCTTTGGttttgcagatttttaaaaagttttttgttGAGGTACCTAAACACAGAACACTACAAGACAAGCCTGGCAACAGGAATGGAAGCAGAAACTGTATTGTACCAAACAGTAACTTTAAGATTGGCTAAACTGATAGTGCCCTGTTGTTGCCTAGCACTGGCCACATCTCACTATGCAGTGTCAACATGACACTGCCTTAAAGCCCCAGACTATCACAGTGCAAAAACACTGATGTTTGTATGTGTTCGAAGGCTCAACACCAGGAAGGAGCACCATATCTATCAGCAGATCAGGGACCTGCTTTACTTGCACTGAGGTTGCCAGTTCCAGAACATGGAAGGGAAAAGCCTGCAACAAGAGTTGCCAAGTCTGGTGAATTTGTCTGTACAACTTATGAATCCTGGTTGATACTGAAGTTGTGAAACTGCTTTATCACAGAATGCTCCTCTATCCAtatccagcatggactgacaacCTATAGAATGTCCACACCAGACTAAGGACAATGGTAAGTACTTAACTTTAACAACTGTAGTCTGACCAGACAAGAGATATGCTCAGCtggttagctggggctgggagaaAGTAATTCCCCAACTTGTCTGCAAGGAGTGGGAAAGTGGAGAAGAAAACTTTGGGTTTAGAATCTTATACACGGTGTCTGCATTTAACATGTTATACCTACCATATGTGCCTTGAAGATATAAACTGTGGGTCCAGAACACCGACCCAactggagttctgggagagggtAAATCTGAGGGGTCAGCACTGAGTCTAGAGACTGGGCAAGGGACCACCTGACTGCACCTCTTAGGCGGGAGTGCTAGAAAGAAGATCTGCACCCTAAGAGTGTGTCCAGAGATCCTAGGACAGTAGCAATGGCAGGTCTCCATTCATGGTGAGTAATTAAAATACCCAGGGATTAAGCAGTCTGGTGACTGGCCAAGAGGGGGCACTCCTCTGGAGCTGTGACAAGACTACGCAGCTGAAGAGAAATGCAGCACAAACCATTGAAAGCTATTGTGTCAATATAAAGGCACAAAAAGCAAATTTGTCATTAAGTGGATAAAGCTCAGAGCCCTCATAGCTCACTGCTAAGGGAAATCAAACATGAATAGTTACAGAAAAGCAAACACCCTGGGAGGGTGTAGAACATCTTCTAGATCTACATGGATCAAAGAGAAAGACACATACAGAATGGTGGATATGCAGAGCATGTAAGATTTTTGGCATTATCTGTAGCTTCTTCAGATGCACACCAGAGCAATGTTGCTTGTTTTGCCTGACCAACATCCCTATTAGGTGAGGCTAAAGTCCAGGGTCTGAGCTGACAACACTGCAGCAGATACCAGCTAGTTTGCTAGGCCTGCATCAGACTGTGTGCTAGGGAGAGAATATTCGAAGTTCCTAATGTAGCCTTACCCCTGGAAGCGTTTACCCTTGGTCACCGTAGAACTCATTCCAGGATATATGACGACTCAGTGTATTGGGTAGGAATAGAGCCTCTCACCTCCAATTCTTGCTTCAAATCCCACCCAGGTTGATAGTGGACCCCAAAAATCTGTTCAGGCAATATGCAGTGTAATcgtagctgtgttggttccatGATATTAGAGGGATAAGATAGGTGAtgcaatatcttttactggacagACTTCTATTGATGAAAGACAAGCTTTTTAACACACACATGTTCTTCAGAcctgacctgaggaagagctctgtgtaagctctaaagcttgtctctgaCCAATAGAAGATGGTTCAGCCAATATGAAATAAATCCATGGCTTCAATGCAATTCCCACTAAACAGGTGTCTACATCACAAAACCGCCAGCACAACTGTCCCCCCCTCCACCTTTACAATCTCAGGAGAAAGGCTGATAATTGAAAGAACCATAAAATCTGAATtctgttcagggcaggggaaggcaCAACTGTGTGAGGCACAAAGGATTCAGTCTCCAAGGGCTCCTTTTTAGAGCAGTGGGCATTATACAGGATTCTCTTGCTTGTGCCCCGGCTAGATCCCTGTGACCTATACACACTGCCCCATCTCTGTTTTTATCATTCTTTGAATCTGTTGAGTTCTGGGCTTAGTGGTCCCTCCCTCACCTGTCCACCAACCCAGTATTAAAATAGGCTGCCACTTTTCACCAGTGATaaactcttaaaaaaaacaaaacaaaaacatcattCAGTAATATACTTGTCTGTACCCTTGGGTTACAAATGCATAGAGAAGTACCTGTGTACCTTCCCCCGCTTTCTGCATTTCTAGACAGAGGTGCACAAGGCTCCTATATGGGCTCCGTCTCAAGACTGAGGTAAAGAAGTAATCTGCATGGGCCCCCTCCCCACTTGGGATAGAAAAGATTTTTCCCCATAGACCATCCTATGTATCAGACTAAGTGTGCTGCATTTGAAAGGGAAACAAATATTGCCTTTCCCTAAATAAAGGCAAGCCCCATCCGTGCTCCCTCACGCCACCAGACCAGACCATTCATGCCTGAGCCCTCCTATCTGGCCCCAGaatcctcccacccacccttaGTTGAATTCAGTTGCTCACCCAAGGCCACTGTGCAGCAGCACCAAGTCTGAGCCAGGCTAGCACCTTACATAAGTGGGAATAGAGCCAAGACAGCATGAAGAGGCTTTAGGTTAAGCTCTGCCCTGAGGATTTGCAGTGAGACCACTAGGGCTCAGACTATCCTCCAAGCGACTGTTCACATTCATCCCTAACATGACCTTGGTCACCTGGTGCAGACACTGAGACTGAAGGACGCAAACTTGGGTCCTGCTACCCCTTCCCTGGGATGCTGTAGGACAACTGGCCAGCTCGATTTTGTCTGGAGCAATAAATAGAGGCCCTCTGCATAGTCAGCTTGGGGAAGCCTTTGCCTCCAAGTCCCTGCTATGCTGAGAGTGATCTTTGAGAAAGAAGGGAACCTAGCTTGTTAAAGCAAACTCAGCTAATGTGGGAGCAGGACACCATTCTGGAAATGGACAACTCTggagcagcagagatggaagGAGATGCTAGACAAAGCTGGGGGTTAGGGCTGACAAGAACTCAAAGATGAGTGGAAGTAACATACTTCCTATTAAGCTTAAATAGAACATGGGAGGCAAGAGCACTCGAATGCCCTACATTACACAGCAGGCTGCTCTGCAATTCTTTGTGCTCCCACAGGTGAAAACCAAAGCAAATGCAGCCAGCAGAACTGGGGGCTACCCATATTTCCCTGAATGGCACCAAAGAGAATCCACCCCAGGTGAGAAGGGGACACCAGTGAGTCATGAAAGAATGTACCAATAGATAGGAAGCCAGAAAATGAGTGGAGCAagagaaatcatagaatatcagggttggaaggacctcaggaggtcatctagtccaaccccctgctcaaaacaggcccaatcccagacagatttttgccccaaatccctaaatggccccctcaaggactgaactcacagccctgagtttagcaggccaatgctcaaaccactgagctatccctccccacagctaaggCCTCATCCCCTTCCAGAGGCTCCCTCTCTACAGAAAAGGGGGTCCTTCTAGGCTTCCCAAAGCAAGGAGTTCTGCACCTAACCAACATACCATGTGACCCTGATCCTTCTTTATTATTAAAAGCCCAAGACCCACCCCATCTATTTCCCTCCTCAGCACACAGGAGGATGTGGGGACAGAGAAAAGATCTGGGGACAGAGAGAATGCAGCTGTCACACTAGATAAGTAAATATCCTCCAAAGACCCCAGTACATTCCAGGTGAAGCATAATGAAGGTTCAGGCACAGTGTATGTTTTTACTTACTCTGGCCCTtcttccacctcttcctcctctgaTGACGAGCCAGTTTCCTCCATGTCCCGAGCCATCCCAACTGGCATCTCCTATGGGAGTTTTCATGCAACCCAGTCACAGTGGTCTCTTAGACCCTTTCATATAGAATCAGTGGATCTAGCCAGTGCAGCTACCTGCAATAATCATCAGAAGTATGAGTATATGACTGAGCAGAATAGCCTAGAGACAGGAGTCAACTCAGCACTACCTCAACTGTTTCCGTACACAAATCTACACGGGATATAAACCCTGCTGCTACAGGGCATAAACCAACCTACTTGCTGCCAGAAGGCAGGAAGAAACTTCCTTAACGGTCAggtcttgcactttcctctgaaccATCAGGGGTTCTGGCCACTAGCCCAGGACACTTGACTGCACTTACTGGAGATGGATAGCACTGCTAGTTTTTAGTCACTGTGATACTCCTTTGGGGCCTTCAACTATCATGAAGAATCTCCTGAGACCCCTCTCCCTGGGTCTATCAGCTCCAGTGCAGGAAGTCCCAGGCTAGTTGCCAAAGTGTCACTGGGCTGACTCAGCACCGCAGGGGAGAAAGTTACTTTCCTGTGCGCCTGATTCAGAGACTAGCTGGAAAAGGTCTGGCTACTTCAGCACTTTCTTCCGCCAAGGCTTTCCTTATAGGGACATGCTTTAGTCAAACCTCTTCGGGCTTTACCGCCTACGAAGGAGGGACTGGACCGCCACGCCGCCTGGTGCCGACCCGCGttggcccaggccctctggtcaCTGCCCGTGCAGGAGCCTCCGACTCTCCCCGTTAGCCCGGCCAGAAGGGTCGGTCCGGGATGCGCGGAGAGTCCAGCACCGCGGTGAGGCCCGGGGGCACCACAGGCTACCTGGGATAAGGGGCTTCCCAGGGCAGCGGCCCCTCCCCACTCCGCCCGCTCACCCGACCCCACCTGCCACCAAGGGGCCCGGCCGCGCTCCGGGGAGGCACCTGGCGCCGCCGAACGCAGCCGCCTCGGGGCTAGCGAGCCCGGGACACCAGGCTTCCCGCCGGGCTGCCGGGCGGCGGCCGCAGCTTCCCCCGCCGCTGGGAACCCTCGCGAGTGCCAGGATTCCCTGGGatcgcgccgggcgccgcccgCCTTCCCCCCGTACCTACAGCCTCGTCTTcccggggagggggctgagctccgggcaaCTCAGCCCCGGCGGCCGCAGCTCCCTCCGCCCGACGCTTCCCCGGTTACTACAACAACCAACAGGCAGGCAAccgccccaactccctgctgcgCAGGCGCCAGCGGCACCCCCCCCTTCGCTCTTCCAGCCACGCAGGCGCAAAGGCTGCGCTGCACTCCCTCCTCAGCAAGGCGCAAGCGCACGCTTTGCCCGCACCACTTGCAGCTTCCGCCTCCTCCAACATGGCGACCGATCAAGCCGACGTATAGGCTGGGCCCATATTTTACGTCTCCGCGCCTCAGGGGCGGAGCCTCCTTAGTGTCTTTGATTCGTGTAGTGTCTATCAATCCACATGGCGTGTGAGTAGCGATCGGTCTAACAGCCAATCAGAGTAGGGGCATGGCTAACAGGGAACCAATCAATGCGCAGAGCATCCAGAGGCGGGGGTGCTGCTGTATAGAGGTGGGGAGTCGCTGGGGCTGCGAGCAGGTGTGCAGTGGCATGAGGGCTGGTCAGAGGATGTGGTGCAGGGGCTTGGGGGAGATCGTGGGAGGGCTGGACGTGGATGGGCTTGGGGGATCTGTTGGGGAAGGGCGATAGGGAGGTGATGGGAGTCGGGGCGGAAAGGGGTTGGGGGACTTGTGTGACAGATTTGGAACAAGAGGAAGCAAAGTGGGTTGAAGCCCTGGGACAGTGGATCGGGGAGTGCAAATCCCTACACTGGCATTGGCGAATAGGATGCATTAATGGGGGCGTCAAAGCCTTGATATCGTGGTGGTCATTGCCCAGCTTTGCCATACAGGGAGCTCAATACACTATCGGTTTTGCAGACGTCTGTTTGGGGTGATGTGGCAAGCTGCTGCTGCCAAtcagggggagagaggaaggtgGAGAGGATGCACCAAAGGTTTCTGAACAGAACCCACTTGGTCAAGTTTGGCCCAGGACCCAGACAATTAgtgacctcccacagtgagacaGCATAATACTTTTCCATCCCCTTTTGATGGACATACAGATTTCTACCTTTGCATTATGAGGAGTGTAGTGCAGGCCTCATCTGGTAGGGGCGGGTCTCTTTATGGGAATCTGTGGGAAGATAAGGGGACTTTCTGTAGAAAAGTCTGGACCCTGGTTTAAGTGGAAGCGTTCTAGGGGGTGGAATCCATGTGGTTTCCTTTTGTGATGCTGATCTCCTGCCTTTGTCCCAAAGAGCAGGTACCAGAGCATGATGAGCCGTTTTCTGAACGTGTTGCGCAGCTGGCTGGTCATGGTGTCCATCATTGCGATGGGGAACACACTGCAGAGCTTTCGTGATCACAGCTTCCTCTCCGAGAAGCTGTACACGGGCAAACCCAGCCTTGGTAAGGAGCCCAGGTTGCCCTTCCTGCCCATCAGGAGGCATTACCATATCAGCTATACCTCATGTATCAACATCCTGACCCAAGTCCTGGAGGACTTTTGTCCACATCTCAGAAGTGAGCCACAGTTTGGATCTTAACCTCCTATGAGCCATATGCTAGCCAAAACTCACAAGGGCAACCAGCACCGTCCCTTCTTCAGCAGTGAGCCCACATCTTCTCTGGAGAGTGCCAACCTGTCTCCACTGTACCATCTTCTACAGCCTTAGATCACCTGCCAGCCAAGATCTGGAACCCTTTCTCCAGTCGGGTTGGGACTAGATACGACCCTCTCACCAAGCCTGCAAATGCTGCTATTCAGCAGTTCCAGGCAGCAGAGAACAGACAGCATTGTTCAGCATCCACAACAATGCCCTTTTAACTCCGTGATCTTAGTACAGCTTCTTCAGTGCTGGAACCAGCCATGGTTCCTTTTCCCCCTTGAGGTCTGTTGTTTCTGGAAAGGGTGCATGGTTCCCAACAGCTACAGAAAAACCCGCTCAGCTGCCTTTTAATCATCTAGGAAACCTTGTTGTTCTCTCCTACTTGCTGTGGATGTAACTGCACTAGCTGAGAGGAGATCCCATGTTCTTCCTTCCCTCCAGCACTTTGCCCAGCCTGCAGAGATGGTAGCTCATGGGAAGGAACGTTCATTTTCCtcatctgtttcttcttcttcttctctgcaCAGTGAATGGTCTCCAAGCTCGGACCTTTGGCATCTGGACTCTGCTCTCGTCAGTGATTCGCTGCTCCTGTGCCATTGACATCCGCAACAAGACGTATGTAAGGGAAACACCAGAGAAGGGGTGTCCCTTTTTCCCCATAGTGTTCAGTTATCACTGCTATAACAGCTCTCTCCTGTCCTTTTATGCGGCAGCTCTGGGGGTTGTCAATAGCTGCTTCCTGAAATCCCCTTATTGGGCCCCTCTTGGGGTAGGGGTAGACAGTCTTCCCTTGAAACATCTTAACAGGTAGCTCAAGATGGGGGATTAATCACTGCTCTCTCAGTATCCTTTATGGGGTAGCTCTTGGAGTAAGAGGTTTAATTACTGCCCCCTGAATCACAGGAGGAAAGGCCACTCACTTGAACCCAACTCTCAGATCAAGCTAATAATTACCAGATCTGAGATGGCCTTTTAAGTActatagtgcaggggttctcaacctttttctctctaagggctcagcaggggtggggaggccttgggcataggcatagtttgacttctattgcggggggagggcaggtggGGCTTGAGCCACCTCCGCATGGTGGAGTCCAGCAAGGTAGCGCCACCTCcatcccctgactcacctcagcaggccacccagcctgtctgggttcggggggcgggggcgcaaCCAAAATGTATAACTCAAAGGTGGGGGGCTTTGCTCAAAATGTTTGAAAACAGCTTAGGGTGCAGGGATGGGGTAGCTAGGGTCTGTGTGCAGGTGGGGGATAActcagggaggagggaggatttGCTAGGGGCTGTGGGAGGGCAGCTCAGGGTGGAGGTAGGGCATCACTTGGGGCTGTGTGCAGACAGGGTAGCTCAACTTGCGTGGGGGGTGGCTAGGGGTtgtgtgcaggaagggggtagctcagggtgcaggaggtgaGTACTGTGGACtatgtgcaggcagggggggtagctcagggtgcatgGAGGTGGatactaggggctgtgtgtgggctggggtagctcagggtgtagGGAGAGGGGTattaggggctgtgtgctgggaggaTTACCCTGCAGTCCCTGTTCCCAGAAGGGTCTGCCAGCCACGGAGCCGGCTCTTACCGACTGCCTCTACGGGAGCAAAGGTGTCTGGGAACTGAGGAACAGCTTCAACCTAGGGCACCAGCATGAGTGgaagaaatgctgctgctgctgcctgtgccatgcaccagccagagcagcagctgtccCATGCTCCCTGGCTCTGGCTTTGGCTTCCTGCCTCCGAcctggtcagggggcagggagaggagaggcacAGGAGGTGTGGAGCTGCCCCAGGGAACTGCTGTCATCTTGCGctgcagttgggggcagggggcaatgCCCTCCATGTCACTAACTCTGTCCATgcactcagggcttctgccccacagggaGCATCGGGGCTCTGGGATTCAGCCCTGTGCCTCCctgcttcagccccacagggagGCGCTGAGaatctgggcttcagccccacagggtgGCACCAAGGATCAGAGCTTCAGCCACAGGGCCCCGCAGCCTCCTTGAAAGGGCTCATGGACCCCCTGGGGGCCACGGACCCCCAGCTGAGAACCGCTGCTATAGTGTTTCTGATCCTCGTTCTGGAACCCTCAGCCCAGTGGCCTCATTACCCTGGTGATACTGGGTGCTTAACAACACTGCCATCATACTGATGCATGGCGCCTGTTTGCCAGTGGCTGCTCTGTTAAGGATTATATGGCAACTCATCCCAAGTCACGTGTCATGCACCCTGCTGTGGGGCTGAAGGGAGCACATGTACATGGGCTGTCTTGATTGGGGCCAGCATCAGCTGATGATTGTCTTTGTAACTAGAGGGGATGGGCACTGAGGCTGGCTGTTTATTCCTCTGGTAATAGAGGAACTTTTCTGACTGGCAGTAGTGCCAGAGCAGGATGACTTCCATATGTATCTCTAGTACACGCTGGATGAATGACTGTGTGATGGAGATGGGAGGCTGGTGGTTCTCTCTGCTGGGTATATTTGTAGAGGGGTGAACTCAGGCCAGCTGGTTATGTCTGGGGGTTAGGGGACTGCTGGCAGTTGCCATGGGAGGGGCACATCCTGACCAGCTGGTTGTTTCTTGTAAGGGTTTTGTGTTCTAATAGAGTCTGCAGCAATGCAGTTGCTAGAGGGCAGCAGAGCTCAGGTATTACATCAGCTTAGGTGTTGGATTTGCAGACAGCTCCAGGCCAGAGACAGCCCAAATCAGCTTCTCTTCTTGTATCATGGGGTGCCTCTACCATTCCCCAATTCCTTGTCCCCTCAAGTTCTTATCACTCCccttgtgcacacacacacacacacacaccttatccCCCTCTACCCCTACAATGGCAATCCGTGCACATCTGCTTGATGATGCGCTTGATCTCCTCTGCTTCAGTGAAACCTGTCTGCAGCTGGACCCCTTCCtgcaacatcagaagatggttcCTGTGGTGCCCCCTCATTGAACAGCTCTGGGACAAGGAGGTGATGCTTGTCCTTAAAGGCTAAGTTCCCAGTGCCACTGATCTCTGAGACATTCTATCATCTCCTCTGTACAGATGGGTTGTGTTGTCTTCCCAAAAGTCCCAGGGGGCTGGACACCACCCTAAGCACTGGCCTCCTGGAGCTGCCTCCCACTCCCATACCCACAGGGGTAAGGACACTGCCTCCCCTACCTCCTTCTCAGCCCAgtccagctctgtgcctcagactGACCACTTTCTCTTTCCAGTGCACTGAGCAatcctgcccctctccactgaCTCCACGGCATCTCCTATCCTGCCTGCCTACCCCTGCTCAGTACTCTCAGATCAATTCAGATTTCCTTTTAAAGTGCCATTCTCCGGCGAAAAGCTGTAAAATGCCTTATGGGCCCTATGTTTGTGTCACAGTGAG
Proteins encoded in this region:
- the ERG28 gene encoding ergosterol biosynthetic protein 28 homolog isoform X1, which produces MMSRFLNVLRSWLVMVSIIAMGNTLQSFRDHSFLSEKLYTGKPSLVNGLQARTFGIWTLLSSVIRCSCAIDIRNKTLYHITLLTFLIALGHFLSEVFVYGTAAPTIGVLAPLMVASFSILGMLIGLQYLDVDAVSRNKKKN
- the ERG28 gene encoding ergosterol biosynthetic protein 28 homolog isoform X2 yields the protein MMSRFLNVLRSWLVMVSIIAMGNTLQSFRDHSFLSEKLYTGKPSLVNGLQARTFGIWTLLSSVIRCSCAIDIRNKTFLHPGHVNWAAIPGRGCSVTKQEEKLKPMVTHMLESPAR